A part of Sulfurimonas sp. HSL-1716 genomic DNA contains:
- a CDS encoding alginate export family protein, translating into MKRLLLSMAAVPLILGGLSVSASADGLNILSNVKAKGEIRARYENADVKDNNLDRAQAFTTRTTLGISADLLQVDGLSAYLEATSVNAFGYKNYNSTDNGKTQYDFIKDPQTARMTQGYVDYKMGKTLVRAGRQMVNLDNQRFIGAVGWRQMFQTFDAVAVVDNSIDNLSLLAAYVYGRNTILADTEATDTKSVLLHASYKVMPELTITAYDYMLSLHGYGSDTYGAALTGNIDAGMAKLNYRAEYAKQTDASIKYQENSTNYTGTTASTQAEYKNLYKADAQYYNLDLGANISGVLVGANYEYLSGKKIGEPAGGKTAFATPLATGHAFNGWADMFLSTPTGGLIDTNVRLGYKAKGFGKLLGVYHSFSADKDMAKTSGTTKDLGSEFDAVYVNKIPGVNNLTGMVKYASYNKGKATGYTHDKTVTWLMLDYKFATK; encoded by the coding sequence ATGAAAAGATTGTTATTATCGATGGCTGCAGTGCCGTTGATTCTAGGGGGGTTAAGTGTTAGCGCGAGTGCTGATGGACTGAACATATTAAGCAACGTAAAAGCTAAAGGGGAGATCCGTGCTCGTTATGAGAACGCAGATGTAAAAGACAACAACTTGGACAGAGCGCAAGCTTTTACTACTCGTACTACTTTAGGCATTAGTGCGGACCTTTTACAAGTTGACGGACTTTCTGCTTACTTGGAAGCGACAAGCGTTAACGCTTTCGGTTATAAAAATTATAACAGTACTGATAACGGTAAAACGCAATATGATTTTATCAAAGATCCACAAACAGCTCGTATGACTCAAGGGTATGTCGATTATAAAATGGGCAAAACTTTGGTACGTGCAGGTCGCCAAATGGTAAATCTTGACAACCAACGTTTTATCGGTGCGGTAGGCTGGAGACAAATGTTTCAAACATTTGATGCGGTTGCCGTTGTAGATAACAGTATCGACAACCTTTCACTTTTAGCCGCTTATGTGTATGGAAGAAACACTATCCTTGCAGATACGGAAGCAACAGATACAAAATCTGTTTTACTACATGCTTCATACAAAGTAATGCCTGAGCTGACTATCACTGCATACGACTATATGCTCTCTTTACACGGATATGGTAGCGACACTTACGGTGCTGCTTTAACAGGAAACATAGATGCAGGCATGGCAAAACTTAACTACCGTGCAGAGTATGCAAAACAAACTGATGCATCAATTAAATATCAAGAAAATTCAACAAATTATACTGGTACTACCGCGTCTACTCAAGCTGAGTATAAAAATCTCTACAAAGCTGACGCGCAATACTATAACTTGGATTTAGGCGCTAATATCTCTGGCGTATTAGTCGGTGCAAACTATGAGTACTTAAGTGGTAAAAAGATTGGTGAACCTGCTGGAGGAAAAACAGCATTTGCTACGCCTCTTGCAACTGGTCATGCATTCAACGGTTGGGCAGATATGTTTTTATCTACACCGACAGGCGGTTTGATCGATACAAACGTTCGTCTTGGTTATAAAGCAAAAGGTTTCGGTAAACTTTTAGGTGTTTATCATTCATTTAGCGCTGATAAAGATATGGCTAAAACAAGCGGAACTACAAAAGATCTCGGTTCAGAGTTCGATGCTGTATACGTAAACAAAATCCCTGGCGTAAATAACCTTACAGGTATGGTAAAATATGCGTCTTACAACAAAGGGAAAGCAACTGGTTATACACATGACAAAACTGTTACTTGGTTGATGCTTGACTACAAATTCGCTACAAAATAA
- a CDS encoding Crp/Fnr family transcriptional regulator produces the protein MSVIHQYPKGYVLYYEDDISNKIFFLVEGLLRTYKVDRYENEIFLSYVYKNKLISEISSLSNNDIHCYANTEFVEDSIVLEVDYEQFKEHFIYTSLLTDKFIEEILRQTHELHCIINRELIFDATARVTYMLYEDLQTFNKLKRQDVSAMLHIQPETLSRILHKLKRQKVIDLQKTDVVIVNRTELRNIFTGNDQ, from the coding sequence ATGTCGGTAATACATCAGTACCCAAAGGGGTATGTATTATATTATGAAGATGATATAAGCAATAAAATATTCTTTTTGGTCGAGGGTCTGCTTAGGACTTATAAAGTGGACAGATACGAGAACGAGATATTTTTGAGCTATGTCTATAAAAACAAACTGATCTCGGAGATTTCGTCGTTAAGTAACAATGATATCCATTGTTATGCAAATACCGAGTTCGTAGAGGACAGTATAGTATTAGAGGTAGATTATGAACAGTTTAAAGAACATTTCATATATACAAGCCTCTTGACGGACAAGTTTATTGAAGAGATATTGCGCCAAACGCATGAACTGCACTGCATCATAAACAGAGAGTTGATATTCGATGCGACGGCCAGAGTGACATACATGCTGTATGAGGATCTGCAAACCTTTAATAAACTGAAAAGACAAGACGTATCAGCAATGCTGCATATACAGCCGGAGACCTTATCCAGAATACTTCATAAACTAAAAAGACAAAAGGTTATAGATCTTCAAAAAACGGATGTAGTTATCGTAAACAGAACCGAGCTACGAAATATTTTTACCGGAAACGACCAATGA
- a CDS encoding type IV pili methyl-accepting chemotaxis transducer N-terminal domain-containing protein encodes MKKQNIKITTKIKIYGAVLVTLMLSLISISIYLNQKNTKDALLINIAGKQRMLTQKITKDIFYIYYSKNANYTDLDVSTNEFMKNFKYIKQYEGLQDILELSESPISVQLDKVDHLWNGFYNDIVRFKQIAGEDQNSPELKGLVDNIFVNNTVLLKEVDRVVAMLTELSENKIKNIENLQYSAGFILIVLIIYIISKLRSMESNALTFIEHTKSLSSLPNNVELKPLNNVVESEIVEMSDIVNLFINKINSAIEHSNEAVSQSKHASVKLEEITEELNYILDELSDNTLLLKHLSASEDMAIQSTEELFSSTNKLKRLSDELNKLLIECTPK; translated from the coding sequence ATGAAAAAACAAAACATCAAAATCACAACGAAGATAAAGATCTACGGCGCCGTACTGGTGACACTGATGCTCAGTCTTATCAGTATCAGTATATATCTTAATCAAAAAAACACAAAAGATGCCCTGCTTATCAATATAGCCGGAAAGCAGAGGATGCTTACGCAAAAGATCACAAAAGATATCTTTTACATATATTACAGCAAGAACGCAAACTATACGGATCTGGATGTTTCCACAAACGAATTTATGAAAAACTTCAAATATATCAAACAGTATGAAGGACTGCAGGATATTTTAGAACTTTCCGAATCTCCGATATCCGTTCAGCTGGATAAGGTCGATCATCTGTGGAACGGTTTTTACAACGATATAGTAAGGTTTAAACAAATAGCGGGCGAAGATCAAAACAGTCCTGAGCTAAAAGGGCTTGTAGACAATATATTCGTCAACAATACGGTTTTGTTAAAAGAGGTTGACCGGGTCGTGGCTATGCTTACGGAGCTGAGTGAGAACAAGATAAAAAATATAGAAAACCTTCAATACAGTGCAGGTTTTATCCTTATCGTTTTAATAATATATATCATATCGAAACTAAGAAGCATGGAGTCCAATGCCCTGACTTTTATAGAGCACACTAAAAGTCTCTCCAGCCTGCCGAACAATGTCGAGTTAAAACCATTGAACAACGTAGTGGAGAGCGAGATAGTAGAGATGAGCGATATCGTGAACCTGTTTATAAACAAGATAAACAGCGCGATAGAACATTCTAACGAAGCGGTATCGCAGTCAAAACATGCTTCTGTAAAACTTGAAGAGATAACAGAAGAGCTGAACTATATTTTAGACGAGCTCTCGGACAATACTCTTTTACTCAAACATTTAAGCGCGAGCGAAGATATGGCTATTCAATCTACGGAAGAACTTTTCAGCTCGACAAATAAATTGAAACGCTTAAGCGACGAGCTGAACAAACTGCTTATAGAGTGTACCCCAAAATAA
- the napA gene encoding nitrate reductase catalytic subunit NapA produces MSFSRRDFLKSSAAASAAAAVGISIPSDLKAAADEAEAGWRWDKAACRFCGTGCGIMMATKNGKIVAVKGDPAAPVNRGLNCIKGYFNAKIMYGADRLTQPLLRVNSKGEFDKHGEFAPVSWKRAFDEMEKNIRKALKESGPEGVGVFASGQYTIMEGYAAQKMMKAGFRSNAIDPNARHCMASAVVGFYQTFGIDEPSGCYDDIELTDTVISWGSNMAEMHPILWSRVTDRKLTAPDRVKVVSIQTYTHRTSDLADIEIIFTPNTDLALWNYVAREIVYNHPDVIDWDFIKKHIVFAAGPVNIGYGMRRAGEKSYKEGKYNAKEMETYSKEMSKAVSDTEAPALAPYGYKAGDTMKNTAGTLAHWEISFEEYKKSLEPYTLDYVASISKGDPDEDIEEFKKKLQALADLYIEKDRKVVSFWTMGMNQHTRGSWDNTLAYNVHFMLNKQARPGSGAFSLTGQPSACGTAREVGTFTHRLPADLMVKVPAHRKIAEKKWMIPDGTLNGVGVQHIMKIHRDIEDGLIKFAWVNVCNAYQDSANASHWIKAAREMDNFIVTSDGYPGISAKVSDLILPSAMIYEKWGAYGNAERRTQHWRQQVLPVGDAMSDTWQWVELSKRFTVDDLWGGYAPSGPRKTPLADVRDKAREMGYSGDTTMYEILFANKIAKAYKLDQNDPIQQGYDNSEGYGDSRNVVGSDGKVFKGYGFFIQKYLWEEYAAFGRGHGHDLAPFDVYHKVRGLKWPVVDGKETPWRFNAKYDPYAAKETKGTNDEFAFYGKIAKALPYGDLNGVKNKTKTALKNKAKIFARPYMDPPEKPDAEYNTWLCTGRVLEHWHSGTMTMRVPELYRAVPEALCYMHPKDAEDKGIKQGELAWIESRRGKVKARVETRGRNRPRRGLVFVPWFDERVFINKVTLDATCPMSKQTDYKKCAVKIYKA; encoded by the coding sequence ATGTCATTCTCAAGAAGAGATTTCCTAAAAAGTTCTGCTGCAGCATCTGCGGCAGCGGCTGTAGGCATATCAATACCATCGGATCTTAAAGCTGCTGCTGACGAAGCGGAAGCAGGATGGAGATGGGATAAGGCGGCTTGTCGTTTCTGTGGTACCGGTTGTGGTATTATGATGGCAACCAAAAACGGTAAGATTGTTGCTGTTAAAGGAGACCCTGCAGCGCCTGTTAATCGCGGGCTTAACTGTATCAAAGGTTACTTTAATGCAAAAATCATGTATGGAGCGGATCGTCTGACGCAACCGCTTTTAAGAGTAAACAGCAAAGGCGAGTTCGATAAACATGGAGAGTTTGCTCCTGTTTCTTGGAAAAGAGCTTTTGACGAAATGGAAAAAAATATCCGTAAAGCTCTAAAAGAGAGCGGTCCTGAAGGTGTCGGTGTATTTGCATCGGGACAATATACAATCATGGAAGGGTATGCAGCTCAAAAAATGATGAAAGCAGGTTTCCGTTCTAATGCGATCGATCCGAATGCTCGTCACTGTATGGCATCTGCGGTTGTCGGTTTCTATCAAACATTCGGAATCGATGAGCCTTCAGGTTGTTATGACGATATCGAACTTACAGATACTGTTATCTCTTGGGGTTCAAACATGGCGGAAATGCACCCGATCCTTTGGTCTCGTGTAACTGACAGAAAACTGACTGCACCGGATCGTGTAAAAGTTGTTTCTATCCAGACTTATACACACAGAACATCGGATTTGGCAGATATCGAGATCATCTTTACTCCAAATACCGACCTTGCACTTTGGAACTATGTAGCAAGAGAGATCGTATACAATCATCCAGACGTGATCGATTGGGATTTCATTAAGAAACATATTGTTTTCGCAGCCGGTCCTGTTAACATCGGATACGGTATGAGAAGAGCAGGCGAAAAGTCTTACAAAGAAGGCAAATACAATGCAAAAGAGATGGAAACTTACTCTAAAGAGATGAGTAAAGCAGTTTCTGATACTGAAGCTCCTGCATTGGCACCGTACGGATATAAAGCCGGTGATACTATGAAAAATACTGCGGGTACTCTTGCTCACTGGGAGATCTCTTTTGAGGAGTACAAAAAATCATTAGAGCCGTATACACTTGACTATGTAGCATCGATTTCAAAAGGTGACCCTGATGAAGATATTGAAGAGTTCAAGAAAAAACTTCAAGCTCTTGCAGATCTATACATAGAAAAAGACAGAAAAGTAGTATCTTTCTGGACAATGGGTATGAACCAACATACTCGCGGAAGCTGGGACAATACTCTAGCTTATAACGTTCACTTTATGCTAAACAAACAAGCTAGACCTGGTTCTGGTGCGTTCTCATTGACTGGACAGCCTTCAGCTTGTGGTACTGCACGTGAAGTCGGTACGTTTACACACAGACTTCCTGCAGACTTGATGGTTAAAGTTCCTGCTCACAGAAAAATCGCTGAGAAAAAATGGATGATACCTGACGGTACTCTAAACGGTGTCGGTGTACAGCACATCATGAAAATCCATAGAGATATCGAAGACGGACTGATTAAATTCGCGTGGGTTAACGTTTGTAACGCTTATCAAGATTCTGCGAATGCAAGCCACTGGATCAAAGCAGCTCGTGAAATGGATAACTTTATCGTAACTTCTGACGGATATCCTGGTATATCTGCAAAAGTTTCAGATCTTATCTTGCCATCGGCGATGATCTATGAAAAATGGGGTGCATACGGAAATGCAGAACGCCGTACACAACACTGGAGACAACAAGTTCTTCCGGTAGGTGACGCGATGAGTGATACTTGGCAATGGGTTGAGCTTTCAAAACGCTTTACTGTAGATGATCTATGGGGAGGATATGCTCCTTCAGGTCCAAGAAAAACTCCATTGGCAGACGTAAGAGACAAAGCTAGAGAGATGGGATACAGTGGTGACACTACTATGTATGAAATCCTTTTTGCAAATAAAATCGCAAAAGCATACAAACTTGATCAAAACGATCCTATTCAACAAGGTTATGACAACTCTGAAGGATACGGAGACAGCAGAAATGTCGTCGGTTCTGACGGAAAAGTATTTAAAGGATACGGATTCTTTATCCAAAAATACCTTTGGGAAGAGTATGCTGCATTCGGGCGCGGTCATGGACATGACTTGGCACCGTTTGATGTTTACCACAAAGTTCGTGGTCTTAAATGGCCGGTTGTTGACGGAAAAGAAACTCCATGGAGATTCAACGCGAAATACGATCCGTATGCTGCAAAAGAAACAAAAGGTACAAACGATGAGTTTGCATTCTATGGAAAAATTGCAAAAGCATTACCGTATGGTGATCTAAACGGCGTTAAAAACAAAACTAAAACAGCTCTGAAAAACAAAGCGAAGATATTTGCACGTCCATATATGGATCCACCGGAAAAACCGGATGCAGAGTACAACACTTGGTTATGTACAGGTCGTGTACTAGAGCACTGGCACTCAGGAACAATGACTATGCGTGTACCTGAACTATATCGTGCAGTACCGGAAGCTCTATGTTATATGCACCCTAAAGATGCAGAAGACAAAGGTATCAAACAAGGCGAACTTGCATGGATAGAATCTCGCCGTGGTAAGGTCAAAGCTCGTGTTGAAACACGTGGTAGAAATAGACCTAGACGCGGTCTTGTATTTGTTCCATGGTTCGATGAGCGTGTATTTATAAACAAGGTCACATTGGATGCAACTTGTCCTATGTCTAAACAAACAGACTATAAAAAATGTGCCGTAAAAATTTATAAAGCGTAA
- the napG gene encoding ferredoxin-type protein NapG — MEKKNISDRRKFIFNMAQGVGITVLGGFVWSAFIDEAKASQLLLRPPGALKEKDFLRTCIKCGLCVEACPYDTLMLARPGDHRPLGTPYFIPRDIPCYMCPDIPCVPVCPTGALNEKSVTTDGHLNIKVADMGLAVVDAESCIAFWGIQCDACYRACPIFGEAITIEYQKNERTGKHAYMTPIVHSNACTGCGLCEHACVTEKPAIHILPREVAMGKAGDYYIKGWDKKDEKRLKNAKAIKSTTEINKKSAIDSLNSGLKDLY, encoded by the coding sequence ATGGAAAAAAAGAATATCAGCGATAGAAGAAAGTTTATCTTCAATATGGCTCAAGGTGTCGGAATCACGGTACTTGGAGGATTTGTATGGAGCGCATTTATTGATGAGGCGAAAGCCTCTCAATTGCTCTTACGTCCGCCGGGAGCTTTAAAAGAGAAAGATTTTCTTCGTACATGTATAAAGTGCGGGCTTTGTGTTGAAGCTTGTCCTTACGATACGTTGATGCTGGCTCGTCCGGGAGATCACAGACCTCTTGGAACGCCGTACTTTATTCCTAGGGATATCCCTTGCTATATGTGTCCTGATATTCCTTGTGTACCTGTCTGTCCGACGGGAGCATTGAATGAAAAGAGCGTAACGACCGACGGACATCTAAACATCAAAGTCGCCGATATGGGACTTGCTGTAGTGGATGCGGAGAGTTGTATCGCTTTTTGGGGTATCCAGTGTGATGCATGTTACAGAGCATGTCCGATTTTCGGTGAAGCGATTACGATCGAATACCAGAAAAACGAAAGAACGGGCAAGCACGCATATATGACACCGATCGTACACAGCAACGCTTGTACGGGCTGCGGTCTTTGTGAGCATGCCTGTGTAACAGAAAAACCCGCCATCCATATACTTCCTCGTGAAGTAGCGATGGGTAAAGCCGGAGATTATTATATAAAAGGCTGGGATAAAAAAGACGAGAAACGGTTGAAAAACGCTAAAGCGATCAAAAGCACGACGGAAATAAACAAAAAAAGTGCGATAGATTCTTTAAATAGCGGGCTGAAGGATTTATACTAA
- the napH gene encoding quinol dehydrogenase ferredoxin subunit NapH, whose amino-acid sequence MVKLWENYRYLILRRLTQVGLLVLYFGGNVWGWTVLRGNLSSSKIFNTIPVSDPYAALQMLAAGATLATDLLIGVAVTTIFYLLIGGRAFCSWVCPINMVTDAANYTRRVLDIKRVQGNKQPASRNIRYWALGLSLVISAVMGLTAFEFISPISMVHRGIVFGLGFGWAAIVVIFLFDLLILKNGWCGHVCPLGGFYSLLGKFSLIRVHHNEANCTLCMKCKVVCPEQQVLGMVGKESLPVLSGECTNCARCIEVCDDDALGFSIKSLVKK is encoded by the coding sequence ATGGTAAAGCTATGGGAAAACTATAGATATCTTATTTTAAGAAGATTGACGCAGGTAGGACTTTTGGTTTTATATTTTGGTGGAAATGTTTGGGGCTGGACCGTTTTAAGAGGTAATCTCAGCTCGTCGAAAATATTTAATACGATCCCGGTGAGTGATCCTTATGCAGCATTACAAATGCTTGCTGCGGGTGCAACTTTGGCAACGGACCTGCTGATAGGCGTAGCTGTGACGACAATATTTTATCTATTGATCGGCGGCAGAGCGTTTTGCAGCTGGGTCTGCCCTATAAATATGGTAACCGATGCGGCCAACTATACAAGAAGAGTTCTTGATATTAAGCGCGTACAAGGCAATAAACAGCCGGCTTCGAGAAACATCAGGTACTGGGCATTGGGTCTAAGCCTTGTGATCTCTGCGGTTATGGGACTGACGGCCTTTGAGTTTATATCTCCTATATCTATGGTTCATAGAGGGATCGTGTTCGGTCTGGGATTCGGCTGGGCGGCAATAGTCGTCATATTTTTGTTCGACCTTTTGATTTTAAAAAACGGATGGTGCGGTCATGTATGTCCGCTAGGCGGATTTTATTCGCTGCTTGGTAAATTTAGTTTAATAAGAGTGCATCATAATGAGGCTAATTGTACATTATGTATGAAATGTAAAGTCGTTTGTCCTGAGCAACAGGTTCTCGGTATGGTAGGCAAAGAAAGCTTGCCTGTCCTATCGGGAGAGTGTACGAACTGTGCGAGATGTATAGAGGTATGCGATGATGATGCTTTAGGATTTTCTATTAAGTCACTAGTAAAAAAATAA
- a CDS encoding nitrate reductase cytochrome c-type subunit gives MKTISKITIGLATTALLMIGCGSGSNATPANEATAKPKISEEALSYRNTSLYTEKGTTVPVALYCTDAPGTSKKIKRAFQDAPPMIPHDTDGMLPIKKGNNQCLSCHMPDVASSMGATPIPQSHFLDMRPVNKIVDGKLVKGVDNLQNQVSIKKISDVYPGRFNCSQCHAPQANAKLVTENKFQPQYISKDGAYRSHWNEVVTDDLDTLGKDSSVTAKDVANENSPAGKPLFGH, from the coding sequence ATGAAAACAATAAGTAAGATAACTATCGGTTTGGCTACTACGGCACTTCTAATGATTGGGTGTGGTAGCGGTTCAAATGCAACGCCGGCAAACGAGGCAACTGCAAAGCCGAAAATTTCAGAAGAAGCGTTGAGCTATAGAAATACAAGTTTATACACCGAGAAAGGTACTACGGTACCTGTGGCACTGTACTGTACAGATGCACCGGGAACAAGTAAAAAAATCAAAAGAGCGTTCCAGGATGCTCCGCCTATGATCCCGCATGACACTGACGGTATGCTTCCGATCAAAAAAGGCAACAACCAATGTTTAAGCTGTCATATGCCGGATGTTGCGTCTAGCATGGGTGCAACACCGATCCCGCAGTCACACTTTTTGGATATGAGACCGGTTAACAAAATCGTTGACGGCAAACTTGTAAAAGGGGTTGATAATCTTCAAAATCAGGTAAGCATCAAAAAAATAAGCGATGTATACCCGGGAAGATTTAACTGTTCACAATGTCATGCTCCGCAGGCAAATGCAAAACTTGTTACTGAAAATAAATTCCAACCACAGTACATAAGTAAAGACGGTGCGTACAGATCACACTGGAATGAAGTTGTTACCGATGATCTAGATACACTCGGTAAAGATTCAAGCGTAACTGCAAAAGATGTTGCTAATGAAAATTCTCCAGCCGGTAAGCCGTTGTTTGGACATTAA
- a CDS encoding ferredoxin-type protein NapF gives MNRRELFSSLTSSIKKKKESYIRPPYYEDESLFYSECEKCDGKCATVCKEEIIKIAGDKTPYIDFSKNGCTYCDECAHSCEYGVLVLENKKNINAKVVINKKKCYSWSGIMCFTCKDPCLDNAIDFQAMFMPVIDDSKCTACGFCINVCPAASIDIKVIE, from the coding sequence ATGAATAGAAGAGAGCTTTTCAGCTCTCTTACTTCTTCGATCAAAAAGAAGAAAGAGAGTTACATCAGACCGCCTTATTATGAAGACGAGTCTCTTTTTTACAGCGAGTGCGAAAAATGCGACGGCAAATGCGCTACTGTCTGTAAAGAGGAGATTATAAAGATCGCGGGCGATAAGACACCGTATATCGATTTCTCAAAAAACGGCTGTACATATTGTGATGAGTGTGCCCACAGCTGCGAATACGGGGTTCTTGTTTTAGAAAATAAAAAGAATATTAACGCCAAGGTTGTAATAAACAAAAAAAAATGTTACAGTTGGAGCGGTATTATGTGCTTTACGTGTAAAGATCCATGTCTTGACAACGCCATTGATTTTCAGGCGATGTTCATGCCAGTTATCGATGATTCCAAATGCACGGCTTGCGGCTTTTGCATCAATGTCTGTCCTGCGGCATCGATAGACATAAAGGTGATTGAATGA
- a CDS encoding PQQ-binding-like beta-propeller repeat protein yields MKKFLFIVLFTGTLFARSILNPCLTYTATGGVTDMVIHDGKLYVGTTQSSLDIFDMRNDKLLKTIKVDKVKDFMGDLVDAKIYSVDVDKDRLLILSEAEHGYRRVYINEDGKNKIVIPSSMSLSIEKAKFLDKDTILLGLLGDELISYDIKKGKQNWRVPAGGSKFSDFALNERKDRVVVADESGDLKIIDTKNGALIKTLTGENLDNVFQVDYKKGIIVSAGQDRRTVIYNRNTNSAYYKSSDFMIYSVGLSPSGKLAGYSSDENGNVTIFNTATKTEIGTFGGNKMTPAHIIFINENEFLVSSNNKIINIYEIK; encoded by the coding sequence ATGAAAAAATTTCTATTTATAGTACTGTTTACGGGTACGCTGTTCGCCAGATCGATACTAAATCCATGTCTTACATATACGGCAACGGGCGGGGTGACGGATATGGTTATCCATGACGGCAAACTGTATGTCGGTACGACGCAGAGCAGTCTGGATATTTTTGATATGCGCAACGATAAACTTTTAAAGACCATAAAAGTGGATAAAGTAAAAGACTTTATGGGCGATCTCGTCGATGCCAAAATATACTCCGTCGATGTCGATAAAGACCGTTTGCTGATCCTCTCAGAAGCCGAACATGGATATAGAAGGGTCTATATAAATGAAGACGGTAAGAACAAGATCGTCATTCCCTCATCCATGTCTCTTTCCATAGAGAAGGCGAAATTCTTAGACAAAGATACGATATTGCTGGGGCTTTTGGGCGATGAACTGATATCGTACGACATCAAAAAAGGAAAACAGAACTGGCGTGTACCCGCAGGAGGATCGAAATTCTCTGATTTTGCATTGAACGAAAGAAAAGACAGAGTGGTCGTAGCCGATGAGAGCGGAGATTTAAAGATTATTGACACGAAAAACGGTGCTTTGATAAAAACACTGACGGGAGAGAATCTGGATAACGTCTTTCAGGTTGATTATAAAAAAGGGATCATCGTCAGTGCGGGGCAGGACAGAAGAACCGTGATCTATAATCGAAACACAAACTCCGCATACTATAAAAGTTCGGATTTTATGATATACAGCGTAGGTCTCTCTCCAAGCGGTAAACTGGCAGGATATTCAAGTGACGAGAACGGCAATGTGACGATTTTCAACACTGCAACAAAAACAGAGATCGGAACGTTCGGTGGAAATAAAATGACTCCCGCTCATATAATTTTCATCAATGAAAACGAGTTTTTAGTGTCTAGCAACAACAAGATAATCAATATCTATGAAATTAAATAA
- a CDS encoding PAS domain-containing protein produces MVFYESEFLIETEIPQNELIISRTDLSGIITYANETFCEISGYSMDELIGRSHNIIRHPDMPRSVFADLWNTIKAEKQWVGIVKNFRKDRGFYWVHTIVSGVYKNGELVEYKSLRTPIGAEDKLKYQKLYDKIRKDNGEDIRKIIYEKEI; encoded by the coding sequence ATGGTGTTTTATGAAAGCGAATTCTTAATTGAAACGGAGATCCCACAAAACGAATTGATCATATCCAGAACAGATCTGAGCGGTATCATAACCTATGCAAACGAGACATTTTGCGAGATAAGCGGTTATAGTATGGACGAGCTTATCGGCAGATCCCATAACATCATAAGACATCCTGACATGCCGCGTTCCGTTTTTGCTGATCTATGGAATACTATAAAAGCTGAAAAACAATGGGTAGGAATCGTAAAGAACTTTCGTAAAGACAGAGGATTTTATTGGGTCCACACGATAGTCTCGGGTGTTTATAAAAACGGTGAACTTGTCGAGTACAAATCTTTAAGAACTCCGATAGGTGCCGAAGACAAATTAAAGTATCAGAAGCTGTATGATAAAATACGTAAAGATAATGGCGAAGATATAAGAAAAATTATTTATGAAAAGGAGATTTAG
- a CDS encoding chaperone NapD, translating into MNVSSIVVQTVPKYLDEVLESLKNCGVCDYHIHDEKGRIVVTIEGESVSDELKKLRVIEELPHVIAADMHMSYSEEELERHMKVIEDGEVVPKVLDNEIVDPSQIVYNGDLKKKDLEAFAKTFDTTER; encoded by the coding sequence ATGAATGTATCAAGTATAGTAGTACAAACAGTACCGAAATATTTGGATGAGGTTCTTGAAAGCCTCAAGAACTGCGGTGTATGTGATTATCATATCCATGATGAAAAAGGGCGTATCGTCGTTACGATTGAGGGAGAAAGTGTTTCAGACGAGTTAAAAAAACTTCGTGTGATCGAAGAGCTTCCGCATGTGATAGCAGCAGATATGCATATGTCCTACAGCGAAGAGGAACTAGAAAGACATATGAAGGTCATTGAAGACGGTGAAGTCGTGCCTAAAGTCTTGGACAACGAGATCGTCGATCCTTCTCAAATCGTGTATAACGGTGACTTGAAGAAAAAAGATCTGGAAGCTTTTGCAAAAACTTTTGATACGACAGAAAGGTAA